In a single window of the Arachis hypogaea cultivar Tifrunner chromosome 6, arahy.Tifrunner.gnm2.J5K5, whole genome shotgun sequence genome:
- the LOC112755613 gene encoding uncharacterized protein isoform X4 — protein sequence MDRSKSRTDLLAAGKKRLQQFRQKKDGKGGSSRGKSKKSDKNLIPEDDTDGQSSPSMSTTSSQVTDGNVETDNESNAVSAELLESQSSPNSLTLDNLDPSADSSPLAITNTIDEETELDSGRKSALAVQEGPEVDSELSSQDQGKRAQYVGADVAEDVSLRTSDEQKDLESDRRPGAEAQEVGKEDSELSFHEQGKNAQNVGAAVADDISLKTTDSLGPEGGPTYDHESAPAIVATAVGETVPVTAEGDSREVSLLLSEDTTITSLMQTREDKDADGLDTKKSGQSTDVEEAFHKTEQLGKSVEVVSSPKDIMPDKHLTSNQGQGDDIATGGPSVKNLEGEILSGSSHEEMHLQPIQEQIVEQVHSGHGRGLQEEPYQQSTPVGSIALDPNHELSMGDDAVNLARPVDASHSFDAKTVDFMKLAGIIKDLNEDVLAEIIRGLNEDEFYFLLKSRREVSDADPLATSSTLPDGDFSEAFQRLKEELFLSTLMKSISDMQLGEHLELQLQADNEHPQVIDEVSELRASHLEVNEKNQLLIEELSNCRAELQDVSQKCVELQNQFNDAKGVVETLSARVVELQISCEVSQEDSLNLSADLSDCRSLISCLQSEKKGMNENLELVSSEKIRLPNEKEVHLGESKRLSTELSDLKSSMEVIEVGNEVFDDSLGFVSLKTCLNGMEKILAKLEQATNEFHFQSVGRSGEQVSPAAASKTHEDEHEVEVRDSNEVHSSSESFIMFAKEETGNMRKLLSEWKGHVQSADALFKGERDGRKIGDAKNRDLKDQFEELKQHCSNLEASNVELTVQCEAAKQLLGDFQEKKCHLEELCEALKQEDIQLKAKNNELYEKLGQFQSKVSELYTEICDVKQSSNEMSSIIGDQLENLQKELTQRTMVLEQGWNTIMADIFKLVSKLNESVGETSSAVSFDAHDNLDINNLLAVSVNAATKMIFDLRKKLEATCLEHETICSSFKEVNMKCEDLLGRNELAVGVLHKIYNDLWKLLLSHSGSMGEEKIDVQSEALPDLLNYDSYQNIMRCLVDILTEKQELESVNNEMKSEMEELKIKCLDLDSVSKLIEDLAGALNIEHSQIERNKTPLSCLDSLVSSLLQKTRDAEIQLHMTKEGYGYSETELAELKDQMHYLDTLRLEKENEILVLKEILHQAEEALTAARSELHEKTNELEYSEQKVSSVREKLSIAVAKGKGLVVQRDGLKQSLAETSSELERCMQELQLKDARLHEVETKLKTYAEAGERMEAMESELSYIRNSSNSLRESFLLKDSMLQRIEEVLEELDLPEQFHSGDIIEKIDWLARSVASNSLPMNDWEQKESAGGVSYADAGYVARESLEDDSQLPPDSGDDSRKDDSQLQSDPGDVRQQQEELQASLVPLDGDDLRKKFEELHKKYFGLAEQNEMLEQSLMERNSIVQRWEELVDRIDMPSHLRSVEMEDRIEWVGRALAEANHHVDSLQLKIEKYESYCGLLNSDLEGSQRTVSALQTDLRSLTTEREHLSEKLEVLMFECEKLSMEVGQAEYQNEVMHNEISSLKDILEKKELENEKLHNELASLKDILEKKDSLEEQVFAIDSKLRKLHDLLGDALPESEMENLVSGTANIDSLEELLRKLIENQASLQSKKDAIEEQIFTIDSKLQKLHDLVRDVLPESETQNLVSGSANIDSLEELLRRLVENQASLKSKKDAIEEQIFTIDGKLRKLHDLVGDVLPESETENLVSGSLSIDSLEALLRKLIENQASLQSKKDAIEEQIFIIDGKLRKLHDLVGDALPESETENLVSGSLNIDSLEELLRRLMENQASLQSKKDAIEEQIFIIDGKLRTLHDLVGDALPESETENLVSGSANIDSLEELLRKLIENQASIQSEKGAIEEQIFTTDGKLRKLHDLIRDVLPESETQNLVSGSSNIDSLEELLRKLVENQASLQSKKDAIEEQIFTVDGKLKKLHDLVGDVLPESETENLVSGSANIDSLEELLRKLIENQASFRSKKDAIEEQIFTIDGKLQKLHDLVRDVLPESETQNLVSGSANIDSLEELLRKLVENQASLQSKKDAIEEQIFTIDGKLRKLHDLVGDVLPESETENLVSGSLSIDSLEALLRKLIENQASLQTKKDATEEQIFIIDGKLRKLLELVGDALPESETENLVSGSANIDSLEELLRKLVENQASLQSKKDAIEEQISTIDGKLKKLHDLVGDVLPESETENLVSGSANIDSLEELLRKLIENQASLQAKKDATEEQIFIIDGKLRKLHELVGDALPESETENLVSGSANIDSLEELLRKLIENQASIQSEKGAIEEQIFTTNGKLRKLHDLVFDVLPEYETENLVSGSANIDTLEELLRKLVESQASLQSKKDTIEEQIFTIDVKLRKLHDLVGDVLPESETENLVSGSANIDSLEELLRKLIENQASLQSNKLMHVVELASDSSQQDGATILEARSTDMHDKEEADIDRYKKDLEEALSELEHAKEEREKTLEKQMSLSIEVEALSKRIEELQLLLNQEEQKSASVREKLNVAVRKGKSLVQHRDSLKQTIEEMTTEITQLKSEISNREDTLAEHAQKLSHLSTYPNRLEALESEIIHLKNHLAESEHHLQEKEYSLNLILNKLGEIEIGGEGYISDPIKKLECIEKLCSDLHGTVASLEQESRKSKRAAELLLAELNEVQERNDAFQEELAKADAELVDLRKERDSFEAAKLEALSHLQKLSALHEEGKKNHSSELTALKSSMNELCTGFGEIQHLLVSAFSMDLESFQNLEAGLKSCIKGSNATNMLDSSVAKTHNGMSPWSSITKSSLSSDSRSDFDTVGNFHLLRSQLQEVLVEIGSLKERITIHSSLMLEQDKNLSELMASIEKEMTIQRESCEAMKQKVTNQDGELVALRGSIDYLCEACISSVNEIENGKAELVGNKVESDPGINLMLTSFGDGTSEERIRTLVDRLLMAAKSVATIRTGFSDANHNEMKATITNLQLELQEKDVQRERICSELVKQIKDAEASANSYSQDLQSLKIQEHNLKKQVEVIEAERKILEERVNELQEKQRIAAELEEKTKSQTDLLAAKDQEIESLMHALDEEEMQMEELTNKIVELEKVVQQKTREIESLDSSRGKVMKKLAVTVGKFDELHHLSASLLSEVERLQSQLQERDSEISFLRQEVTRCTNDVLLATQMSNKAGSDEIFELLMWVDTMISQEGMDDILPDLKSNSQVHEYKEILQKKLMSVLSELENLKAVAENKDAMLQEEKSKVEKLNHKAETLEKSLHEKEMQLNLLEGVEENGKGASTSSEILEVEPVVNEWRTTGPFVTPQVRSLRKGNNDYVAIAVDEDPVSTSRIEDEEDDKVHGFKSLSSSKIVPRFTRPVTDLIDGLWVSCDRTLMRRPILRLGIIIYWAIVHALLAFFVV from the exons CTTCAACAATTCCGTCAGAAGAAGGACGGTAAAGGTGGTAGTAGCCGTGGGAAATCAAAAAAATCTGATAAAAATCTAATACCTGAGGACGACACTGATGGACAAAGTAGTCCTTCTATGTCAACAACATCATCTCAGGTTACAGATGGAAATGTTGAAACTGACAATGAGTCTAATGCCGTTAGCGCGGAATTATTAGAGTCCCAGTCTTCACCAAACTCATTAACTCTTGACAATCTTGATCCATCTGCTGATTCATCACCACTGGCTATTACAAATACTATAGATGAGGAAACAGAATTGGATTCTGGTAGAAAGTCAGCCCTTGCAGTTCAGGAGGGCCCTGAGGTTGATTCTGAGCTGTCTTCCCAAGATCAAGGGAAACGTGCTCAGTATGTTGGTGCTGATGTGGCTGAGGATGTTTCTTTGCGAACTTCAGACGAACAGAAAGATCTGGAATCGGATAGAAGGCCAGGTGCCGAGGCTCAGGAGGTCGGTAAGGAAGATTCTGAGTTGTCTTTCCACGAACAAGGGAAAAATGCTCAGAATGTTGGTGCTGCTGTGGCTGATGATATATCTTTGAAAACTACAGATAGCCTGGGTCCTGAAGGTGGACCAACTTATGATCATGAGTCTGCACCTGCCATTGTTGCAACTGCAGTCGGCGAGACTGTTCCAGTCACAGCAGAGGGTGATAGCAGGGAAGTATCCTTGCTTTTATCTGAAGATACGACCATTACATCCTTGATGCAAACAAGGGAAGATAAG GATGCTGATGGTTTGGATACAAAGAAATCTGGTCAAAGCACTGATGTGGAGGAGGCATTTCATAAAACAGAACAACTGGGCAAGTCAGTTGAAGTTGTTTCCTCTCCTAAAGACATTATGCCAGATAAGCATTTGACTTCTAATCAAGGGCAGGGAGATGATATTGCAACTGGTGGTCCTTCTGTGAAAAATCTGGAGGGAGAAATATTATCAGGTTCATCCCATGAAGAAATGCATCTTCAGCCTattcaagaacagattgttgaacagGTTCATAGTGGACATGGCAGAGGACTTCAGGAGGAGCCTTATCAGCAAAGCACTCCTGTTGGATCTATAGCTCTGGATCCAAATCATGAGTTGTCAATGGGAGATGACGCAGTTAATTTGGCCAGGCCAGTGGATGCCTCTCATAGTTTTGATGCAAAAACAGTTGATTTCATGAAGCTGGCTGGAATTATAAAAGATCTTAATGAAGATGTGCTGGCTGAAATTATAAGGGGGCTTAATGAAGACGAGTTTTACTTTTTGCTCAAGTCAAGAAGGGAAGTTTCCGATGCAGATCCTCTAGCCACTAGTTCAACTCTACCTGATGGTGACTTTTCAGAAGCATTTCAGAGACTTAAAGAAGAATTGTTCCTTTCAACTTTAATGAAAAGTATATCTGACATGCAGTTAGGTGAACACTTGGAGCTACAGCTGCAGGCTGACAATGAACATCCCCAGGTCATTGATGAAGTATCTGAGCTCCGAGCTTCTCATCTCGAAGTTAACGAGAAGAATCAACTCCTTATTGAAGAGCTTTCTAATTGCCGTGCTGAACTGCAAGATGTTTCCCAAAAGTGTGTTGAACTGCAAAACCAATTTAATGATGCCAAGGGTGTGGTTGAAACTCTTTCTGCCAGAGTAGTTGAGCTGCAGATTAGTTGTGAAGTCTCCCAAGAAGATTCATTGAATCTGTCAGCAGATTTGTCCGACTGTAGAAGCTTGATCTCATGCTTACAATCTGAAAAGAAGGGTATGAATGAAAATCTTGAGTTGGTGTCTTCTGAGAAAATCAGGCTTCCAAATGAGAAGGAGGTTCATCTAGGTGAAAGTAAGAGGCTGTCAACTGAATTATCCGACTTAAAGAGTTCCATGGAAGTTATAGAAGTTGGAAACGAAGTCTTTGATGATTCTCTTGGTTTTGTTTCGTTGAAGACTTGCTTGAATGGAATGGAGAAAATTTTGGCGAAGCTTGAACAGGCAACTAATGAGTTCCATTTTCAATCAGTCGGCAGGTCTGGTGAACAAGTTTCTCCGGCTGCAGCATCAAAAACACATGAAGATGAACATGAGGTGGAGGTAAGGGATTCAAATGAAGTTCATTCGTCATCAGAATCATTTATTATGTTTGCCAAAGAGGAAACTGGAAACATGAGAAAATTGCTTTCAGAGTGGAAGGGGCATGTTCAGAGTGCAGATGCGTTGTTCAAGGGGGAGCGTGATGGTAGAAAAATTGGTGATGCAAAGAACCGTGATCTCAAAGATCAGTTCGAAGAATTGAAACAACATTGTTCAAATTTGGAAGCATCCAATGTTGAACTTACAGTTCAATGTGAAGCTGCAAAACAACTTCTGGGTGACTTTCAAGAAAAGAAATGTCATCTTGAGGAACTCTGTGAAGCTTTAAAACAAGAAGATATCCAACTCAAAGCCAAAAATAACGAACTTTATGAAAAACTTGGGCAGTTTCAGTCAAAAGTTAGTGAATTGTATACTGAAATCTGCGATGTGAAACAAAGTTCAAATGAGATGTCTTCTATTATTGGTGATCAACTGGAAAATTTGCAGAAGGAGTTGACTCAAAGAACTATGGTGCTCGAGCAAGGGTGGAATACTATTATGGCTGATATATTTAAATTAGTTAGCAAGCTGAATGAATCAGTTGGGGAAACATCCTCAGCCGTCTCGTTTGATGCTCATGATAACTTGGATATCAATAATCTGTTAGCAGTTTCTGTTAATGCAGCCACTAAAATGATTTTTGATCTTCGGAAGAAACTTGAAGCTACTTGTTTGGAACATGAAACAATCTGCTCATCATTTAAAGAGGTGAATATGAAATGTGAGGATCTGCTTGGACGGAATGAATTGGCCGTTGGTGTATTGCACAAGATATACAATGACCTGTGGAAACTTCTGCTCAGTCATAGTGGATCTATGGGTGAAGAGAAGATAGATGTACAAAGCGAAGCACTGCCTGATCTCCTTAACTATGATAGCTATCAGAATATCATGAGATGTCTTGTGGATATATTGACTGAAAAGCAGGAGCTTGAGTCTGTTAACAATGAGATGAAGTCAGAAATGGAGGAACTGAAGATTAAGTGTCTTGATCTAGACTCTGTTAGCAAGTTAATTGAAGATCTTGCCGGCGCTCTGAATATAGAGCATTCGCAGATTGAAAGAAATAAAACTCCTCTTTCATGCTTGGATTCATTAGTGTCTAGCCTTCTGCAGAAAACCAGAGATGCTGAAATCCAGTTACACATGACTAAAGAAGGCTATGGATATAGCGAGACTGAATTGGCTGAATTGAAGGACCAAATGCATTATCTAGACACACTGCGTCttgagaaagaaaatgaaatCCTTGTTCTTAAGGAAATCTTACACCAAGCTGAGGAAGCTCTTACTGCTGCTCGTTCTGAATTGCATGAGAAAACAAATGAACTTGAATATTCAGAGCAAAAGGTGTCCTCCGTGCGGGAGAAACTTAGCATTGCAGTTGCCAAGGGAAAAGGCTTGGTTGTCCAGCGGGATGGCCTCAAGCAGTCTCTGGCTGAGACATCTAGTGAACTGGAGAGATGCATGCAGGAGTTGCAATTGAAAGATGCTAGACTTCATGAGGTTGAAACAAAGCTTAAGACCTACGCAGAGGCTGGTGAGCGCATGGAAGCTATGGAATCCGAGCTTTCATATATTCGTAATTCATCTAATTCCTTGAGAGAGTCATTTCTTCTTAAAGATTCAATGCTTCAGAGGATAGAAGAGGTTTTGGAAGAACTAGATCTCCCAGAGCAGTTTCATTCAGGAGATATAATTGAAAAGATTGATTGGTTGGCTAGGTCAGTTGCTAGTAACTCATTGCCTATGAATGATTGGGAGCAGAAGGAATCTGCAGGAGGAGTTTCATACGCTGATGCTGGTTATGTTGCCAGAGAGTCCTTGGAAGATGATAGTCAGCTGCCACCAGATTCAGGGGATGATTCCCGGAAAGATGATAGTCAGCTGCAATCAGATCCAGGGGATGTACGGCAGCAACAAGAAGAGCTACAAGCCAGTCTTGTCCCACTAGATGGAGATGATCTGAGaaagaaatttgaggagttaCACAAGAAGTATTTTGGTCTGGCTGAGCAAAATGAAATGTTGGAGCAGTCATTGATGGAAAGAAACAGCATAGTTCAGAGATGGGAAGAGCTTGTAGACAGGATTGATATGCCTTCACATTTACGGTCTGTGGAAATGGAGGATAGAATTGAATGGGTAGGACGAGCACTTGCTGAGGCTAATCATCATGTTGATTCTCTGCAGCTTAAGATTGAAAAATACGAAAGCTATTGTGGATTGCTAAATTCTGATCTTGAAGGGTCTCAAAGGACAGTGTCTGCTCTTCAGACAGACCTTAGATCTCTTACAACTGAGAGAGAGCACCTTTCTGAAAAACTGGAAGTACTGATGTTTGAATGTGAGAAACTATCTATGGAGGTTGGGCAAGCTGAATATCAGAATGAAGTGATGCATAATGAAATATCTAGTTTGAAGGATATACTGGAAAAGAAAGAACTTGAGAATGAAAAGTTGCATAATGAACTAGCTAGTTTGAAGGATATATTGGAAAAGAAAGATTCACTTGAAGAACAAGTATTTGCCATTGATAGCAAGCTCAGAAAACTGCATGACTTACTTGGTGATGCGTTGCCAGAATCTGAAATGGAAAATCTGGTTTCTGGAACTGCAAATATTGATTCCTTGGAAGAACTGCTGAGAAAGCTTATAGAAAATCAAGCTAGTCTTCAATCAAAGAAGGATGCAATTGAAGAACAAATTTTCACCATTGATAGTAAGCTCCAAAAACTGCATGACTTAGTTCGTGATGTCTTGCCAGAATCTGAAACACAAAATCTGGTTTCTGGAAGTGCAAATATTGATTCCTTGGAAGAATTGCTGAGAAGGCTTGTAGAAAATCAAGCAAGTCTTAAATCAAAGAAAGATGCAATTGAAGAACAAATTTTCACCATTGATGGGAAGCTCAGAAAACTGCATGACTTAGTTGGTGATGTGCTGCCAGAATCCGAAACCGAAAATCTTGTTTCCGGAAGTTTAAGTATTGATTCCTTGGAAGCACTGCTGAGAAAGCTTATAGAAAATCAAGCTAGTCTTCAATCAAAGAAGGATGCAATTGAAGAACAAATTTTCATCATTGATGGGAAGCTCAGGAAACTGCATGACTTAGTTGGTGATGCGCTGCCAGAATCCGAAACTGAAAATCTTGTTTCCGGAAGTTTAAATATTGATTCCTTGGAAGAACTGCTGAGAAGGCTTATGGAAAATCAAGCTAGTCTTCAATCAAAGAAGGATGCAATTGAAGAACAAATTTTCATCATTGATGGGAAGCTCAGGACACTGCATGACTTAGTTGGTGATGCGCTGCCAGAATCCGAAACTGAAAATCTTGTTTCCGGAAGTGCAAATATTGATTCCTTGGAAGAACTGCTGAGAAAGCTTATCGAAAATCAAGCAAGTATTCAATCAGAGAAAGGTGCAATTGAAGAACAAATTTTCACCACTGATGGCAAGCTCAGGAAACTGCATGACTTAATTCGTGATGTCTTGCCAGAATCTGAAACACAAAATCTGGTTTCTGGAAGTTCAAATATTGATTCCTTGGAAGAATTGCTGAGAAAGCTTGTAGAAAATCAAGCAAGCCTTCAATCAAAGAAAGATGCAATTGAAGAACAAATTTTCACCGTTGATGGGAAGCTAAAAAAACTGCATGACTTGGTTGGTGATGTACTGCCAGAATCTGAAACTGAAAATCTGGTTTCTGGAAGTGCAAATATTGATTCCTTGGAAGAACTGCTGAGAAAGCTTATAGAAAATCAAGCAAGTTTTCGATCAAAGAAAGATGCAATTGAAGAACAAATTTTCACCATTGATGGTAAGCTCCAAAAACTGCATGACTTAGTTCGTGATGTCTTGCCAGAATCTGAAACACAAAATCTAGTTTCTGGAAGTGCAAATATTGATTCCTTGGAAGAATTGCTAAGAAAGCTTGTAGAAAATCAAGCAAGCCTTCAATCAAAGAAAGATGCAATTGAAGAACAAATTTTCACCATTGATGGGAAGCTCAGAAAACTGCATGACTTAGTTGGTGATGTGCTGCCAGAATCCGAAACCGAAAATCTTGTTTCCGGAAGTTTAAGTATTGATTCCTTGGAAGCACTGCTGAGAAAGCTTATAGAAAATCAAGCTAGTCTTCAAACAAAGAAGGATGCAACTGAAGAACAAATTTTCATCATTGATGGGAAGCTCAGAAAACTGCTTGAATTAGTAGGTGATGCGCTGCCAGAATCCGAAACTGAAAATCTTGTTTCCGGAAGTGCAAATATTGATTCCTTGGAAGAACTGCTGAGAAAGCTTGTAGAAAATCAAGCAAGCCTTCAATCAAAGAAAGATGCAATTGAAGAACAAATTTCCACCATTGATGGGAAGCTCAAAAAACTGCATGACTTAGTTGGTGATGTGCTGCCAGAATCTGAAACTGAAAATCTGGTTTCTGGAAGTGCAAATATTGATTCCTTGGAAGAGCTGCTGAGAAAGCTTATAGAAAATCAAGCTAGTCTTCAAGCAAAGAAGGATGCAACTGAAGAACAAATTTTCATCATTGATGGGAAGCTCAGAAAACTGCATGAATTAGTAGGTGATGCGCTGCCAGAATCCGAAACTGAAAATCTTGTTTCCGGAAGTGCAAATATTGATTCCTTGGAAGAACTGCTGAGAAAGCTTATAGAAAATCAAGCAAGTATTCAATCCGAGAAAGGTGCAATTGAAGAACAAATTTTCACCACTAATGGCAAGCTCAGGAAACTGCATGACTTAGTTTTTGACGTCTTGCCAGAATATGAAACAGAAAATCTGGTTTCCGGAAGTGCAAATATTGATACCTTGGAAGAATTGCTGAGAAAGCTTGTAGAAAGTCAAGCCAGCCTTCAATCAAAGAAAGATACAATTGAAGAACAAATTTTCACCATTGATGTCAAACTCAGGAAACTGCATGATTTAGTTGGTGATGTGTTGCCAGAATCTGAAACAGAAAATCTGGTTTCCGGAAGTGCAAATATTGATTCCTTGGAAGAACTGCTGAGAAAGCTTATAGAAAACCAAGCAAGTCTTCAATCAAACAAACTGATGCATGTGGTTGAACTTGCTAGTGACAGTTCACAACAAGATGGTGCCACTATTCTGGAGGCAAGAAGTACAGATATGCATGATAAGGAGGAGGCAGATATTGATAGATATAAGAAAGATCTGGAGGAGGCTTTGAGTGAATTGGAGCATGcaaaggaggagagagagaaaactTTGGAAAAGCAAATgtctttatccattgaagttgaAGCTTTGAGCAAAAGAATTGAGGAGTTGCAATTGCTTCTTAATCAGGAGGAGCAGAAGTCAGCTTCTGTTAGAGAAAAATTAAACGTTGCTGTCAGGAAAGGGAAGTCTTTGGTCCAACACCGAGACAGTCTTAAACAAACAATTGAAGAGATGACTACTGAGATTACGCAGTTGAAATCTGAGATCAGTAATAGGGAAGATACTCTGGCTGAGCATGCTCAGAAGTTAAGTCATTTGTCAACTTACCCAAATAGATTGGAAGCTCTTGAATCTGAGATTATACATCTGAAGAACCACTTGGCAGAATCTGAGCACCACTTGCAGGAGAAAGAATATTCTTTGAACCTGATTTTGAACAAGTTAGGTGAGATTGAGATTGGTGGTGAGGGTTATATAAGTGATCCAATCAAGAAGTTGGAATGCATTGAGAAACTTTGCTCTGATCTGCATGGTACTGTTGCCTCTTTAGAACAAGAATCCAGGAAATCTAAAAGAGCAGCAGAGCTCCTGTTGGCAGAGTTGAATGAGGTTCAGGAAAGAAATGATGCTTTTCAGGAGGAGCTTGCAAAGGCAGATGCTGAGCTTGTGGATCTCAGGAAAGAGAGGGATTCATTTGAGGCTGCCAAACTGGAAGCTCTTTCACATCTTCAAAAGTTGTCAGCCTTGCATGAGGAGGGAAAAAAGAACCATTCTTCCGAGTTGACGGCATTAAAATCTAGCATGAATGAACTCTGCACAGGATTTGGTGAGATACAGCATTTACTGGTTAGTGCGTTCTCCATGGATTTGGAATCTTTTCAGAATCTGGAGGCTGGTCTCAAGTCATGCATAAAAGGAAGCAATGCTACAAATATGTTGGATTCATCTGTTGCCAAAACACATAATGGCATGTCACCTTGGTCATCTATTACTAAG AGCTCCTTGTCTTCAGATTCTCGATCTGATTTTGACACAGTTGGAAATTTCCATCTTCTTCGGAGTCAACTGCAAGAGGTATTGGTAGAGATTGGTTCTCTTAAGGAAAGAATAACTATCCACTCAAGTTTGATGCTGGAGCAAGACAAAAATCTGTCTGAACTAATGGCGAGTATTGAAAAAGAAATGACTATCCAAAGAGAGTCGTGTGAAGCCATGAAGCAAAAAGTTACTAATCAAGATGGGGAACTAGTTGCATTACGCGGGAGCATTGACTacctttgtgaagcatgtatcaGCTCAGTCaatgaaattgaaaatggaaaagCTGAACTGGTTGGAAATAAGGTTGAATCAGATCCAGGGATTAACTTGATGCTGACATCATTTGGCGATGGAACATCTGAAGAACGCATCAGAACCCTCGTAGATAGATTGCTGATGGCTGCAAAAAGTGTTGCTACTATAAGAACTGGATTTTCAGATGCTAATCATAATGAAATGAAGGCTACTATAACAAATTTACAGCTAGAGCTTCAGGAGAAGGATGTCCAAAGAGAGAGGATTTGCTCAGAGCTGGTAAAGCAGATCAAGGATGCTGAAGCTTCTGCAAACAGTTACTCTCAAGATCTTCAATCTCTTAAGATTCAAGAGCACAATCTTAAGAAACAGGTGGAAGTAATTGAGGCAGAAAGGAAGATACTGGAAGAGAGAGTAAATGAGCTGCAGGAAAAGCAACGAATTGCAGCTGAATTGGAGGAGAAAACCAAATCTCAGACTGATTTGCTGGCCGCCAAAGACCAAG AAATCGAATCACTCATGCATGCACTTGATGAGGAAGAGATGCAAATGGAAGAGCTGACAAATAAGATTGTGGAACTTGAGAAGGTTGTTCAGCAGAAGACTCGGGAGATTGAAAGTCTTGACTCCTCTCGTGGTAAGGTTATGAAAAAGCTTGCTGTAACTGTAGGTAAGTTTGATGAGCTTCACCACCTGTCTGCAAGTCTCCTTTCGGAGGTTGAAAGGCTTCAGTCCCAATTGCAAGAAAGAGACAGTGAAATTTCTTTCTTAAGACAAGAGGTTACAAGATGCACGAATGATGTTCTTCTTGCAACACAAATGAGTAACAAGGCAGGTTCAGACGAGATCTTTGAGCTTTTGATGTGGGTTGACACAATGATATCTCAAGAGGGGATGGATGATATACTTCCCGACCTCAAAAGCAATAGTCAAGTTCATGAATACAAAGAAATACTTCAGAAGAAACTGATGTCTGTATTATCGGAATTGGAGAATCTAAAGGCTGTTGCTGAAAATAAGGATGCAATGTTGCAAGAAGAAAAGAgtaaggtagaaaagttgaaccACAAAGCAGAAACTCTTGAGAAGTCCTTGCATGAGAAAGAAATGCAGTTGAATTTGCTTGAAGGTGTTGAAGAAAATGGGAAGGGAGCTAGCACGAGCTCAGAAATTTTGGAAGTTGAACCAGTG GTGAACGAGTGGAGAACAACAGGGCCTTTTGTAACACCTCAAGTCCGCAGTTTGCGCAAGGGCAATAATGATTATGTTGCCATTGCTGTAGATGAAGACCCTGTTAGTACTAGTAGGATAGAAGATGAAGAGGACGACAAAG TCCATGGTTTCAAATCACTTAGTTCTTCAAAAATAGTCCCGAGATTTACGAGACCTGTGACAGACTTGATCGATGGCTTGTG GGTTTCATGTGATCGAACTCTTATGAGACGGCCAATATTGCGGCTCGGCATTATAATTTATTGGGCCATAGTGCACGCACTTCTTGCCTTCTTCGTAGTTTGA